The following proteins are co-located in the Myroides profundi genome:
- the folK gene encoding 2-amino-4-hydroxy-6-hydroxymethyldihydropteridine diphosphokinase, translated as MFTQNQIVLSIGSNQGDKLSNIEKSIELINKHIGTVIKISPIYEFPAWGFESDPFFNCAVLLHSTLKAETVILKVLEIEQVLGRIRPQHTVGYSARLIDIDIISFNQEVYNTDNLSVPHPLMQDRQFVLQPCADLNLEWAHPILKQSFKELLNSCKDKTSFKIVGDIKSPILQYGFTHVNFIAIEGNIGAGKTTLTNRISEDFNAKNILEGFADNPFLPKFYKDATRYAFPLEMSFLADRYSQLSDDLAQFDLFKEFIIADYYIYKSIIFAQITLEEDEFKLYQQIFEIMYKETPKPDLYVYLYQNTDRLLENIQKRGRSYESEIPGTYLDQVNQGYFNYIKTMPADKVLIIDISDLDFVANQEDYIYILDKIQHKLVKHDE; from the coding sequence ATGTTTACGCAAAATCAAATAGTATTATCAATAGGTTCTAATCAAGGAGATAAATTATCTAACATAGAGAAATCTATCGAACTGATTAACAAGCATATTGGTACAGTCATAAAAATATCACCTATTTACGAATTTCCTGCTTGGGGTTTTGAGAGCGATCCTTTCTTTAATTGTGCTGTATTATTACACAGTACGCTAAAAGCTGAAACGGTTATTCTAAAGGTACTCGAAATAGAACAAGTACTGGGTAGAATACGTCCACAGCATACAGTGGGGTATAGTGCTAGACTGATAGATATCGATATTATCTCTTTTAACCAAGAAGTATATAATACTGATAACCTATCTGTACCTCATCCCTTGATGCAAGACAGACAGTTCGTACTACAGCCATGTGCAGATCTAAACTTAGAATGGGCACACCCTATACTAAAGCAAAGTTTCAAAGAATTACTGAATAGCTGTAAAGATAAAACATCTTTTAAGATAGTAGGAGATATAAAAAGTCCTATTCTTCAATATGGCTTTACTCATGTAAACTTTATCGCCATAGAAGGAAATATAGGTGCTGGTAAGACTACCTTAACTAATCGTATATCAGAAGACTTTAATGCAAAGAATATTCTAGAAGGTTTTGCGGACAACCCTTTCTTACCTAAGTTTTATAAAGATGCTACTAGATATGCATTTCCATTAGAGATGTCATTCTTAGCAGACAGGTACTCACAGTTATCTGATGACTTAGCACAGTTTGACCTTTTTAAAGAGTTTATCATAGCTGATTATTATATCTACAAGTCTATCATCTTTGCTCAAATCACTTTAGAAGAAGACGAGTTCAAGCTGTATCAGCAGATATTTGAGATTATGTATAAAGAAACTCCTAAGCCTGATCTGTATGTCTACCTATATCAGAACACAGATCGCTTATTAGAGAATATACAGAAACGTGGTCGTTCTTACGAAAGTGAAATCCCAGGTACTTACTTAGATCAAGTGAACCAAGGCTATTTTAACTATATCAAGACAATGCCTGCAGACAAAGTATTGATTATTGATATATCAGACTTAGACTTCGTAGCTAATCAAGAAGACTATATCTACATCTTAGATAAGATTCAACATAAACTAGTGAAGCATGACGAATAA
- the mutS gene encoding DNA mismatch repair protein MutS: MTAKAKAPKETPLMKQYNDIKAKYPDACLLFRVGDFYETFGEDAVRASKILGITLTKRSAGTASETELAGFPHHSINVYLPKLVKAGLRVAICDQLEDPKTTKTIVKRGVTELVTPGVALNDEVLHSKSNNFLCAIHFAKKTIGISFLDVSTGEFLTTEGDQDYIDKLLQNFAPSEILVQKSNKTHFLQNYGTTYNLFLLDDWVFKTDFAFESLTTHFKTNSLKGFGVEDLVEGTIACGAILYYLSETQHTRLEHISNIQRIAEDAYVWMDRFTIRNLELYNSANLNAITLLDVIDKTLSPMGGRLLKRWLALPLKDTKKITDRHNIVEILKENNELLTLFQTQIKKISDLERLISKIATGKVSPRELIYLNDSLDAIIPIKETAQKSNNDSLKQMGNTLHGCELLREKIRATISEDAPVAIAKGNAIAQGVHPELDELRKISTSGKELLEAMEIRESEKTGIPSLKISFNNVFGYYIEVRNTHKNKVPAEWIRKQTLVNAERYITEELKEYETKILGAEEKIYKLENELFEQFVAWCAQYIKPVQLNANLIAQLDCLSSFAQQAIENNYVRPLIDDSYELDIKDGRHPVIEKQLAYDTPYITNDVYLNNKEQQIIMITGPNMSGKSAILRQTALIVLLAQMGSFVPAREVRMGPVDKIFTRVGASDNISMGESTFMVEMNETASILNNISDRSLVLLDEIGRGTSTYDGISIAWAIAEYLHQHPGKPKTLFATHYHELNDMSQNFDGIKNYNVSVKELKDNVLFLRKLVPGGSAHSFGIHVAKMAGMPTTVLKRAEKMLKQLEKGHAKDQQPLKAVENDLQLSFFNLDDPLLEELKEDILAIDVNNITPIEAIMKINELKKKLK; the protein is encoded by the coding sequence ATGACTGCTAAAGCGAAAGCACCTAAGGAAACTCCATTAATGAAACAATACAACGATATAAAAGCCAAGTATCCTGATGCTTGTCTATTATTTCGCGTAGGAGATTTTTACGAGACATTCGGTGAAGACGCTGTCAGAGCATCTAAAATATTAGGCATTACATTAACCAAACGAAGTGCAGGTACAGCTAGTGAAACAGAATTAGCAGGTTTTCCTCATCACTCGATTAATGTATACCTACCTAAGTTAGTCAAAGCTGGGCTAAGAGTAGCTATCTGTGACCAGCTAGAAGACCCTAAAACAACTAAAACTATTGTCAAAAGAGGAGTTACTGAGTTAGTAACACCTGGTGTTGCCTTAAATGATGAAGTGTTACATTCTAAATCTAACAACTTCTTATGTGCAATACACTTTGCTAAAAAGACAATCGGTATATCATTCTTAGATGTTTCTACAGGAGAGTTTTTGACCACTGAAGGAGATCAAGATTATATAGATAAACTACTACAGAACTTTGCCCCTAGTGAAATTCTAGTACAGAAAAGTAATAAGACACACTTCTTACAGAACTACGGGACTACTTATAATCTATTCTTACTAGATGACTGGGTATTCAAGACTGACTTTGCATTTGAGTCTTTGACTACTCATTTTAAAACTAATTCCCTAAAAGGTTTTGGAGTAGAAGATTTAGTAGAGGGAACGATAGCCTGTGGAGCGATACTATATTACTTATCAGAGACACAGCACACTAGACTAGAGCATATCTCTAATATACAGCGTATCGCTGAAGATGCATATGTGTGGATGGATCGTTTTACGATCAGAAACTTAGAGTTATACAACAGTGCTAACCTGAATGCGATAACCCTATTAGACGTGATAGATAAGACCTTATCTCCTATGGGAGGTCGTCTACTGAAGCGTTGGCTAGCGTTACCACTTAAGGACACTAAGAAGATTACGGATAGACATAATATCGTAGAGATACTAAAAGAGAACAATGAACTCTTAACACTCTTCCAAACCCAAATAAAGAAGATATCTGACTTAGAACGATTAATCTCTAAGATCGCTACTGGTAAGGTATCTCCTAGAGAGTTAATCTACCTGAATGATTCATTAGACGCTATTATTCCGATCAAGGAGACTGCCCAAAAAAGTAATAATGATTCTCTAAAACAAATGGGGAATACACTACATGGGTGTGAGCTACTAAGAGAAAAGATCAGAGCTACCATCAGTGAAGATGCTCCTGTAGCGATAGCAAAAGGAAATGCAATAGCACAAGGTGTACACCCAGAGTTAGACGAACTGCGCAAAATCTCTACTTCTGGTAAGGAACTGCTAGAGGCTATGGAGATCAGAGAAAGTGAGAAGACAGGTATTCCTTCGCTTAAAATATCGTTTAACAACGTATTCGGGTACTATATAGAAGTGCGTAATACACATAAAAATAAAGTGCCTGCAGAGTGGATTAGAAAGCAGACGCTAGTGAATGCAGAGCGTTATATCACGGAGGAGTTAAAAGAATACGAAACCAAGATACTAGGTGCAGAAGAGAAAATCTATAAGCTAGAGAACGAATTGTTCGAACAGTTCGTAGCTTGGTGTGCTCAATATATCAAACCTGTACAGCTAAATGCTAATCTTATCGCACAGCTAGACTGTCTGAGCTCTTTCGCACAGCAGGCTATTGAGAATAACTATGTAAGACCACTGATAGACGACTCTTATGAACTAGATATAAAAGATGGTCGTCACCCTGTGATCGAAAAACAGCTAGCGTACGACACACCTTATATCACAAATGATGTCTATCTAAACAATAAAGAACAACAGATCATCATGATCACTGGGCCTAATATGTCTGGTAAGTCTGCTATCCTTAGACAGACAGCACTTATTGTATTGTTAGCTCAGATGGGAAGCTTTGTCCCTGCTAGAGAAGTACGTATGGGACCAGTAGATAAGATATTCACACGTGTGGGAGCATCAGATAATATCTCGATGGGAGAATCTACCTTCATGGTAGAGATGAATGAGACAGCCTCTATTCTAAATAATATCTCTGATAGAAGTTTAGTCCTATTAGACGAGATCGGACGAGGTACTAGTACCTACGATGGTATCTCTATAGCTTGGGCTATCGCAGAGTACCTACACCAGCATCCTGGTAAGCCTAAGACATTATTCGCTACTCACTATCACGAGCTGAATGATATGTCTCAGAACTTCGATGGAATAAAGAACTATAACGTCTCAGTCAAAGAGCTAAAAGATAATGTGTTGTTCTTGAGAAAGCTTGTACCGGGAGGTAGTGCACACAGTTTTGGTATTCACGTAGCGAAGATGGCAGGTATGCCTACTACAGTTCTAAAACGCGCTGAAAAGATGCTAAAGCAACTAGAAAAAGGACATG
- a CDS encoding YceI family protein — MTNTVWNIDPTHSEIGFKVKHMMFTNVSGKFNDFTSTIKNVDAAFETSEISFTAKVASIDTNNADRDTHLKSADFFETELYQDIVFTSTSIQKKTDNFYVVTGMLTIKGVTKEVAFNAEYSGVLVDPWGNTKIGLSLESKINRKEFGLTWNAGLETGGVLVGEDIKLFAEVQFAKA, encoded by the coding sequence ATGACAAATACAGTTTGGAATATCGACCCTACACATTCAGAAATAGGATTCAAAGTAAAACACATGATGTTTACGAATGTATCAGGTAAGTTTAATGACTTCACATCGACAATTAAGAATGTAGATGCAGCATTCGAAACTTCAGAAATATCATTTACAGCAAAGGTAGCTTCTATAGATACAAATAATGCAGATAGAGATACTCACCTAAAAAGTGCAGATTTCTTTGAAACAGAGCTTTATCAAGATATCGTGTTTACTTCTACAAGTATTCAGAAAAAAACAGATAACTTCTATGTAGTGACTGGTATGCTAACAATAAAAGGAGTGACGAAAGAAGTAGCATTTAATGCAGAATATAGTGGAGTACTAGTAGATCCATGGGGAAATACTAAGATAGGACTGTCTCTAGAGTCTAAGATTAACCGTAAAGAGTTTGGACTGACTTGGAATGCTGGTTTAGAAACAGGTGGAGTGTTAGTAGGAGAGGATATTAAGTTATTCGCTGAAGTACAGTTTGCTAAAGCTTAA
- a CDS encoding FUSC family protein, producing MVRTLITRIITSPVIIYTTRCFIGFYIGYLLFLKYPNYEILWTLISIMLVISPEGQNSKKLSVERFKSNLVGSAVGLVCLEIHPSPDFYISLLGVFLTIMTCYLFKILNMARVALVALIIILVQPHTASSVEATPLFRCLAVTLGCVIGLTITVLTSMIIRRLKRYYGIPLS from the coding sequence ATGGTAAGAACTCTCATAACTAGAATTATAACATCCCCAGTCATTATCTATACAACCAGATGCTTTATCGGGTTTTATATCGGATATCTACTATTCTTAAAATATCCTAACTATGAAATCCTGTGGACTTTAATCTCTATTATGCTAGTTATCTCACCAGAAGGTCAGAATTCTAAAAAGCTATCTGTAGAGCGATTTAAGTCAAATCTAGTAGGATCTGCTGTTGGTTTAGTTTGCTTAGAAATTCATCCAAGCCCTGATTTCTATATTAGTTTATTAGGTGTATTTCTAACGATCATGACCTGTTATCTATTCAAGATATTAAATATGGCTCGAGTAGCCTTAGTAGCTCTTATCATTATCCTTGTACAGCCGCATACTGCTAGCTCAGTAGAGGCTACTCCATTGTTTAGATGCTTAGCAGTGACCTTAGGGTGTGTGATAGGTCTGACGATAACAGTACTTACCTCTATGATCATACGCAGACTAAAAAGGTATTATGGAATACCACTCTCTTAG
- a CDS encoding DUF3806 domain-containing protein, with amino-acid sequence MILSRYSNGLNNIFEINKREIMKVFEIGSGQTIIKGPSHYYSCNDGDSTVILYRGEHDDEPLIRFSVISFTRAEGVTQKALLQDFKDKAHQKNTEAVTYKGKSYFCYASEDQEELYMHIFEVMYGDDIIIGSLTANKEDRDSDEVAVYLKEIEEMIRSIDSLSSLQFPLLEPKYDDLVRLETESVKVLGIASEDLQAYHESGDAIKKLQEILNLREYAVNDYEYHQALGILFGACFQYRYSDFHWIVVHDQYGREMALQYQDYALQCFPITMITKRIEDEVDIDVIALIEEVVQHIEVAIESDKGYTRLEYNY; translated from the coding sequence ATGATATTATCACGTTATAGTAATGGACTAAATAATATCTTTGAGATAAATAAAAGAGAAATAATGAAGGTATTCGAAATAGGAAGTGGGCAGACTATTATAAAAGGGCCGAGTCATTATTATAGTTGTAATGATGGGGATAGTACTGTGATACTATACAGAGGCGAGCATGATGACGAGCCTCTGATTAGATTTAGTGTTATCTCTTTTACGAGAGCTGAGGGAGTGACACAGAAAGCCTTATTACAAGACTTTAAGGATAAAGCTCATCAGAAGAATACAGAGGCTGTGACGTATAAAGGAAAAAGTTATTTCTGTTATGCTAGTGAGGATCAGGAGGAGCTGTATATGCACATATTTGAGGTGATGTATGGTGATGATATTATCATAGGGTCATTGACTGCAAATAAGGAGGATAGAGATAGTGATGAGGTAGCTGTCTATCTAAAAGAGATAGAAGAGATGATCAGAAGTATAGATAGTCTATCTTCTCTACAGTTTCCATTACTAGAACCTAAGTATGATGACCTAGTACGTCTAGAGACAGAGTCAGTTAAAGTATTAGGGATAGCATCAGAAGACCTTCAGGCTTATCACGAGAGTGGTGACGCTATAAAGAAGTTACAGGAGATACTGAATCTAAGAGAGTATGCCGTAAATGATTATGAATATCATCAGGCACTAGGTATCTTGTTCGGAGCTTGTTTTCAGTATAGATATAGTGATTTTCATTGGATAGTGGTACATGATCAGTATGGTAGAGAGATGGCGTTACAGTATCAAGACTACGCCTTGCAATGTTTTCCGATTACGATGATTACTAAGCGCATAGAAGATGAGGTAGATATCGATGTTATAGCCTTAATAGAGGAAGTAGTACAGCATATAGAGGTGGCTATAGAGAGTGATAAAGGGTATACCCGACTAGAGTATAATTATTAA
- a CDS encoding DUF1543 domain-containing protein, whose protein sequence is MTNKLFMTMLGVTPPGRHIEQHDIYFGIGTQMKDLIPQIVDFWPEAGPKLHVDAWREVTSVQGHHIEVVSRETHQPSDLKLFFINLGGYKPGIFDEFHQTCLVVANSQKEAIQYVKSTAFYEEYNLPPRGYSHVDNKYGLDVDDIYEMDEILNEDLKQQYTIKITPSIEPLTEDHIELGYMKLNSF, encoded by the coding sequence ATGACGAATAAATTATTTATGACCATGCTAGGAGTCACTCCTCCAGGACGTCATATAGAACAGCATGATATCTACTTCGGCATAGGCACACAGATGAAAGACCTCATCCCACAGATAGTTGACTTTTGGCCAGAAGCAGGACCTAAACTACACGTAGATGCATGGAGAGAAGTAACATCTGTACAAGGTCATCACATAGAAGTAGTTTCTAGAGAAACACACCAACCTAGTGATCTAAAGTTATTCTTTATCAATCTAGGTGGATATAAACCAGGTATTTTTGACGAGTTTCACCAGACGTGTCTAGTAGTCGCTAATAGTCAGAAAGAAGCCATCCAGTATGTAAAGAGTACAGCCTTTTACGAAGAGTATAACCTACCTCCGAGAGGATATAGTCACGTAGATAATAAGTATGGTCTAGATGTAGATGATATCTATGAGATGGACGAAATCTTAAATGAAGATTTAAAACAGCAATACACTATCAAAATAACTCCTTCTATAGAACCTCTAACAGAAGATCACATAGAACTAGGATATATGAAGCTAAACAGTTTCTAA
- a CDS encoding serine hydrolase domain-containing protein has protein sequence MNTKILLLVMMLSSVVFGQEIQGYKLDHYLNELSKNNTEAGSLSIFKKGVEVYHKNFGQENLPDTSSDENKMYQIGSVTKLYTAVIIFKLIEEGKLELTTKLSDFYSDMPNADRITIKNLLDHSSGLGSYVVKNGEVWVTEKVTEQEILNLIKEQGVKFAPDTDRAYSNSAYYLLTKIIEEVTDKPYHLLVNQYIVNPLRLESTYSAKSMPIYVHKPYQFKHGQWAEMVDINPMNIIGVGDLTTTTKELNIFIYNLFQGKIITSASLESMLPQKIEGKFGRGIMYLVYDNVSFYGHGGDTLGTHTMLVYNPDDEVSIAYSSNAQQVPDQVFKGIVNILYPNGYKILKGED, from the coding sequence ATGAACACCAAGATATTATTGCTCGTGATGATGTTATCTTCTGTTGTATTTGGACAAGAGATACAGGGATATAAGTTAGATCACTATTTAAACGAATTGTCTAAGAATAATACAGAAGCAGGCAGTCTCTCTATTTTTAAAAAAGGAGTAGAAGTCTATCATAAAAACTTTGGACAAGAGAATTTACCCGATACCTCGTCTGATGAGAATAAGATGTATCAGATAGGATCGGTAACTAAGCTTTATACTGCTGTGATTATATTTAAGTTAATCGAAGAGGGCAAATTAGAGTTGACCACTAAGTTATCTGACTTCTATTCAGATATGCCTAATGCTGATCGTATCACGATTAAGAATCTGCTAGATCACAGTAGTGGACTAGGGAGCTATGTAGTCAAAAATGGAGAAGTGTGGGTGACAGAGAAAGTGACAGAGCAGGAGATATTAAACTTGATAAAAGAGCAAGGAGTGAAGTTCGCTCCTGATACAGATCGCGCATATTCTAATTCGGCTTATTATCTATTGACTAAAATAATAGAAGAGGTGACTGATAAACCTTATCATTTATTAGTCAATCAGTATATCGTGAATCCATTGAGGTTAGAAAGTACATATTCTGCTAAATCGATGCCTATCTATGTGCATAAACCATATCAATTCAAACATGGGCAATGGGCAGAAATGGTAGATATTAACCCGATGAATATTATAGGGGTGGGAGATTTGACCACGACTACTAAAGAGTTGAATATCTTCATTTATAATTTATTTCAAGGTAAAATAATTACATCAGCCTCTTTAGAATCAATGTTGCCTCAAAAAATAGAAGGTAAATTTGGGAGAGGTATAATGTATTTAGTCTATGACAATGTAAGCTTTTACGGGCATGGTGGAGACACACTAGGGACACATACGATGCTAGTATATAATCCAGATGATGAAGTATCTATCGCTTATAGTAGTAATGCGCAGCAGGTACCTGATCAGGTGTTTAAGGGTATCGTGAATATTCTGTACCCTAACGGCTATAAAATACTGAAAGGAGAAGACTAA
- a CDS encoding DUF3806 domain-containing protein: MQYIDLGVEKLVLVIPDEYDVELADYGGFILTKDGVSYLPYISVYEIRTVGGEDFDFEQVLEDFTTEASHIEEEVKEVGDKFYYMTELEIEDLYIYEYSVLYNNVRFELQLFISQSDVNSELASDYLEETVQMIEYVGIVLNEDHSSQALTPEELEFIESSVSKLLGANQYELKSVFDSGKALDILQWLFDEQCFDLKDKEYLGKLGLLFGALLRYYYIDFEWVGVEGDLGYEYALQYKDTEVVIFPISLVVSRLEAGEHIQIARLLDKIFQSVEDQFEEE, from the coding sequence ATGCAATATATAGATTTAGGAGTAGAGAAGTTAGTATTGGTAATACCTGATGAGTACGATGTAGAGTTAGCAGATTATGGAGGGTTTATCTTGACTAAAGACGGAGTGAGTTATCTACCTTATATCTCTGTGTATGAGATAAGGACAGTAGGAGGAGAGGACTTTGACTTCGAGCAGGTGTTAGAAGACTTTACTACTGAAGCGAGTCATATAGAAGAGGAGGTAAAGGAAGTAGGAGATAAGTTCTATTATATGACAGAGCTAGAGATAGAAGATTTATATATCTATGAGTATTCTGTATTGTATAACAATGTACGCTTTGAGCTTCAGTTATTCATCAGTCAGTCAGATGTAAATTCTGAGTTAGCAAGTGACTATCTAGAAGAGACAGTGCAGATGATAGAATATGTCGGGATAGTCCTTAACGAAGACCATAGTAGTCAAGCCTTGACTCCTGAAGAGCTCGAGTTTATAGAGTCTAGTGTAAGTAAGCTCTTAGGAGCTAATCAATATGAGTTAAAATCAGTATTTGATTCTGGTAAGGCGTTGGACATACTGCAGTGGTTATTCGATGAGCAGTGCTTTGATCTAAAGGATAAAGAATATCTAGGTAAGTTAGGATTGTTATTCGGGGCGTTACTTCGTTATTATTATATCGATTTTGAATGGGTAGGTGTAGAAGGTGACCTAGGCTATGAGTACGCCTTACAGTATAAGGATACAGAAGTCGTTATTTTTCCGATTAGCTTAGTAGTCTCTCGTCTAGAAGCGGGAGAGCATATCCAAATAGCGCGTTTATTAGATAAAATATTTCAATCTGTAGAAGATCAGTTCGAGGAAGAATAA
- a CDS encoding DUF3667 domain-containing protein yields MSCKTSHTDLSTGYCPDCGESIKLKRIDSHYVLHEISHVLHVEKGIFYTIKELLLKPGITVQKFITEDRSKLVKPIIFIIIASLVYSLIAHYFHIESFVSYHHSGGGGVADSIFLWGDTHSGYMNIIIGVFIAVWAKVLFKKHSFNLFEILILLCFVTGMSMLIFSVFAIIQGIVKVNLMAIAGVVGVLYCTWGIGQFFEVRSIKSYLKAFFAYVLGMLTFSVLVIIIGELLDYVILQSK; encoded by the coding sequence ATGAGTTGTAAAACGTCTCATACAGATTTATCAACAGGATATTGTCCTGATTGTGGAGAATCAATTAAGCTAAAGAGAATAGATAGTCACTATGTTTTGCATGAGATAAGCCACGTTTTACACGTTGAGAAAGGTATATTCTATACTATAAAAGAACTATTGTTAAAACCAGGTATTACAGTTCAGAAGTTTATTACTGAGGATAGAAGTAAGTTAGTAAAGCCTATTATATTCATTATTATAGCTTCTCTTGTTTACTCCCTTATTGCTCACTATTTTCACATAGAGAGTTTTGTTTCTTACCATCATTCAGGAGGTGGCGGAGTGGCAGATAGTATATTTCTCTGGGGAGATACTCATTCTGGGTATATGAATATAATTATAGGAGTGTTTATAGCGGTATGGGCTAAGGTGTTGTTTAAAAAACACTCTTTTAATTTATTTGAGATATTGATTTTATTGTGCTTTGTGACAGGAATGTCTATGTTGATATTTTCTGTGTTTGCTATTATACAAGGGATAGTAAAGGTTAATTTAATGGCGATTGCAGGAGTGGTAGGTGTGCTCTATTGTACTTGGGGAATAGGACAATTCTTTGAAGTGAGAAGTATAAAGAGTTATTTGAAAGCTTTCTTTGCTTATGTTTTAGGGATGCTTACATTCTCAGTATTAGTGATTATAATAGGAGAGTTACTAGATTATGTCATACTTCAAAGTAAGTAA
- a CDS encoding RNA methyltransferase, protein MRKLANSELDRKNVEEFKASEKTPIIVVLDDVRSLHNIGSVFRTCDAFLVEKVYLCGITATPPNKEIHKTALGATETVEWEYAKDVVEVVKSLKESGVSVQSVEQVENSVMLNDFKVTEGAKYALVFGNEVKGVNQEVVNLSDGVIEIPQLGTKHSLNISVSAGIVIWDLFQQM, encoded by the coding sequence ATGCGTAAATTAGCCAATAGCGAATTGGATCGTAAAAATGTAGAAGAGTTTAAAGCTTCTGAGAAAACACCTATTATTGTAGTTTTAGATGATGTAAGAAGTTTACATAATATTGGGTCTGTATTCAGAACGTGCGATGCTTTTTTAGTTGAGAAAGTATATCTATGTGGTATCACCGCTACCCCTCCAAATAAAGAAATACACAAAACAGCTTTAGGGGCTACCGAAACTGTAGAGTGGGAATATGCTAAGGATGTAGTAGAAGTAGTGAAGTCATTAAAAGAAAGTGGAGTATCTGTACAGTCTGTAGAACAAGTAGAGAATAGCGTAATGCTAAATGACTTTAAGGTAACAGAAGGAGCGAAATATGCATTAGTATTCGGTAATGAGGTAAAAGGAGTTAATCAAGAGGTGGTAAACTTAAGTGATGGAGTGATCGAGATTCCACAGCTAGGTACGAAACATTCTTTAAATATCTCTGTAAGTGCAGGAATCGTAATCTGGGACTTATTCCAACAGATGTAA